In one window of Streptomyces sp. NBC_00193 DNA:
- a CDS encoding roadblock/LC7 domain-containing protein, with the protein MGGEVVTTTSRLSDLDWLLSGLVQRVPYTRSAVLLTADGLVTCVHGLDADSADHLAALASGLYALGRSAGSRFAEGAEVRQVVVELDSALVFVSAAGSGTCLAVLADREADAGVLGYEMAMLVKSVRPYLAAPPRRPAADVER; encoded by the coding sequence ATGGGCGGCGAAGTGGTGACCACGACCAGTCGGCTCTCGGACCTCGACTGGCTGCTCAGCGGCCTGGTCCAGCGCGTGCCGTACACGCGCAGCGCCGTCCTGTTGACCGCCGACGGGCTCGTCACCTGCGTGCACGGGCTCGACGCCGACAGCGCCGACCACCTGGCGGCCCTCGCCTCCGGGCTGTACGCGCTGGGCCGCAGCGCCGGGTCCCGGTTCGCGGAGGGCGCCGAGGTCCGGCAGGTGGTGGTCGAGCTCGACAGCGCCCTGGTCTTCGTCTCGGCGGCCGGCTCCGGCACCTGCCTGGCCGTACTGGCCGACCGGGAGGCCGACGCGGGCGTACTGGGCTACGAGATGGCCATGCTGGTCAAGAGCGTCCGCCCGTACCTGGCGGCCCCGCCGCGGCGGCCCGCCGCCGACGTGGAGCGATGA